Proteins found in one Chthonomonadales bacterium genomic segment:
- the groES gene encoding co-chaperone GroES, producing MPLRPLATKVVVEPAEEEEKTAGGIVLPDSARKKPQEGKVIAVGAGRTLDEGSVVAPAVSVGQTVVYSKYGGTEVTVEGKDYVILDEDQIYAVKE from the coding sequence ATGCCTTTGCGCCCTCTGGCCACCAAGGTGGTGGTCGAACCCGCAGAGGAGGAAGAGAAGACCGCTGGCGGGATCGTGCTGCCCGACAGCGCCAGGAAGAAGCCCCAGGAGGGCAAGGTCATCGCCGTCGGCGCGGGCCGCACCCTGGACGAGGGCTCCGTCGTCGCTCCGGCCGTCTCGGTCGGCCAGACCGTTGTCTACTCCAAGTATGGCGGGACCGAGGTCACCGTCGAGGGCAAGGATTACGTCATCCTCGACGAGGATCAGATCTACGCGGTGAAGGAGTAG
- a CDS encoding response regulator, whose amino-acid sequence MPESADVPLSVPSEWHSETGGRLVRVLVIDDDPRIRELLVGALLGFGYLVQTASSAETALALLRDTAVELALCDVRLPGMDGVEFARFMAAAYPDVPVVLLTGFGDADLARSALRQGACDFLTKPLDIDTIPIVVARNLERGRLQRARIVEQEGTLRIRAIAALAAAIDAKQACTAEHSRRVSAITVALAGEMGLGPSDRASIELAAQVHDVGKIAVPDAVLDKDGPLTPDEWAVMRRHPGRGAEIVMQVEELREVARIVRHHHERIDGRGYPDGLREDDIPFLARVLAVADAYEAMTSDRPYRPRLGAEEAMARLRNGAGTQFDVAVVRAFGRLHERGHIPSR is encoded by the coding sequence ATGCCCGAGTCCGCTGACGTGCCACTCTCCGTCCCCAGCGAGTGGCACAGCGAGACGGGTGGTCGACTCGTTCGCGTTCTGGTCATAGACGACGACCCTCGGATCCGCGAACTGCTCGTTGGTGCGCTGCTGGGGTTCGGCTATCTCGTTCAGACGGCGTCCAGTGCGGAGACCGCCCTCGCTCTGCTGCGCGACACGGCCGTTGAGCTGGCGCTGTGTGATGTACGCTTGCCCGGCATGGACGGAGTCGAGTTCGCCCGCTTCATGGCCGCCGCGTACCCCGACGTCCCGGTCGTCCTGCTTACCGGCTTCGGAGACGCCGATCTGGCCCGATCGGCGCTGCGCCAAGGCGCCTGCGACTTCCTCACCAAGCCGCTCGACATCGACACGATCCCCATCGTGGTCGCGCGCAACCTGGAGCGCGGGCGCCTCCAGCGCGCCCGCATCGTCGAGCAGGAGGGAACGCTGCGCATCCGCGCCATCGCCGCCCTGGCCGCCGCCATCGACGCCAAGCAGGCGTGCACGGCCGAGCACTCGCGCCGGGTCTCCGCCATCACCGTGGCGCTGGCGGGCGAAATGGGCCTGGGCCCGTCGGACCGAGCCAGTATCGAGCTCGCCGCCCAGGTGCACGACGTCGGCAAGATCGCCGTACCGGACGCCGTCCTGGACAAGGACGGCCCCCTCACGCCCGACGAATGGGCCGTGATGCGCAGGCATCCCGGCCGCGGCGCGGAGATCGTGATGCAGGTGGAGGAGTTGCGTGAGGTGGCCCGCATCGTGCGCCACCACCACGAGCGCATCGATGGCAGGGGCTATCCGGACGGCCTGCGGGAGGACGACATCCCGTTCCTCGCGCGCGTGCTCGCCGTCGCGGACGCCTACGAGGCGATGACAAGCGACCGCCCCTATCGCCCGCGACTCGGCGCCGAGGAGGCGATGGCCCGCCTCCGGAACGGCGCGGGAACGCAGTTCGACGTCGCGGTCGTGCGGGCATTCGGGCGCCTGCACGAACGCGGCCATATACCCTCCCGCTAG
- the groL gene encoding chaperonin GroEL (60 kDa chaperone family; promotes refolding of misfolded polypeptides especially under stressful conditions; forms two stacked rings of heptamers to form a barrel-shaped 14mer; ends can be capped by GroES; misfolded proteins enter the barrel where they are refolded when GroES binds) produces MAAKQLLYDEEARRALERGANMVANAVKVTLGPKGRNVVLDKKWGSPTITKDGVTVAKEIELPDPYENMGAQLVREVASKTNDVAGDGTTTATVLAQAIVNEGLRYVAAGGNPMLVKQGIDLAVDKAVEALKAAAIEVKGHEEVANVASIAGNDQAIGKLVAEAMDKVGKDGVITVEESKGTADALEIVEGMQFDKGYISPYFVTDPDRMEAVLENPLILIHEKKISAAADLVPLLERVAQARRQFLIICEDVDGDALATLVVNRIRGTVTSCAVKAPGFGDRRKAMLEDIAILTGGKFISEDLGVKLENVDFSMLGTAEKVVVAKEETTIIEGAGSHEAVTGRIAQIRRQIEDTDSSYDREKLQERLAKLAGGVAVIRVGAATETELKEKKHRFEDALSATRAAVEEGIVPGGGATFIRAQAALEGLGDDADTRHGVAIVRRALEEPLRQIAANAGHEGSVVVEKVRSLPAGQGFDALDEGYADLVKAGIVDPLKVTRSALQNAASIASMLLTTETLICEKPEKKPAAPPPGGGGMDYDM; encoded by the coding sequence ATGGCAGCGAAACAGCTTCTGTACGATGAGGAGGCGCGCCGCGCCCTGGAGCGCGGCGCCAACATGGTCGCCAACGCCGTCAAGGTGACGCTCGGTCCCAAGGGCCGCAACGTCGTGCTCGACAAGAAGTGGGGCTCCCCGACGATCACCAAGGACGGCGTGACCGTCGCCAAGGAGATCGAGCTCCCGGACCCCTATGAGAACATGGGTGCCCAACTCGTGCGCGAGGTGGCCTCCAAGACCAACGATGTCGCCGGCGACGGCACGACCACCGCAACTGTGCTCGCGCAGGCGATCGTCAACGAGGGCCTGCGCTACGTGGCGGCCGGCGGCAACCCCATGCTGGTGAAGCAGGGCATAGACCTGGCAGTCGACAAGGCGGTCGAGGCCCTCAAGGCCGCCGCCATCGAGGTGAAGGGCCACGAGGAGGTGGCCAACGTGGCCTCCATCGCGGGCAACGACCAGGCCATCGGCAAGCTCGTGGCCGAGGCGATGGACAAGGTCGGCAAGGACGGAGTCATCACGGTCGAGGAGAGCAAGGGCACCGCCGATGCACTCGAGATCGTGGAGGGGATGCAGTTCGACAAGGGCTACATCTCGCCCTACTTCGTCACCGATCCCGATCGGATGGAGGCGGTGCTGGAGAACCCGCTGATCCTCATCCACGAAAAGAAGATCAGTGCCGCGGCCGACCTGGTCCCGCTCCTGGAGCGCGTTGCCCAGGCGCGCCGTCAGTTCCTGATCATCTGCGAGGATGTGGACGGCGATGCGCTAGCGACCCTGGTCGTCAACCGTATCCGTGGCACGGTCACCTCCTGTGCCGTCAAGGCTCCCGGCTTCGGCGACCGCCGCAAGGCCATGCTTGAGGACATCGCCATCCTGACCGGCGGCAAGTTCATCAGCGAGGACCTGGGCGTCAAGCTGGAGAACGTGGACTTCTCGATGCTGGGCACGGCCGAGAAGGTGGTTGTCGCCAAGGAGGAGACCACGATCATCGAGGGCGCCGGCTCGCACGAGGCGGTCACCGGCCGCATCGCGCAGATCCGCCGCCAGATCGAGGACACCGACAGCTCCTACGATCGCGAGAAGCTCCAGGAGCGGCTGGCCAAGCTGGCGGGCGGGGTCGCCGTGATCCGGGTGGGCGCCGCGACCGAGACGGAGCTTAAGGAGAAGAAGCACCGGTTCGAGGACGCCCTATCCGCGACCCGCGCGGCCGTGGAGGAGGGGATCGTGCCGGGCGGCGGCGCCACGTTCATCCGGGCGCAGGCCGCGCTCGAGGGCCTGGGGGATGACGCCGACACGCGCCACGGCGTGGCCATCGTCCGCCGGGCGCTCGAGGAGCCGCTCCGCCAGATCGCCGCCAACGCCGGCCATGAGGGCTCCGTGGTGGTCGAGAAGGTACGCTCGCTACCGGCGGGTCAGGGTTTCGACGCGCTCGACGAAGGCTACGCCGACCTCGTGAAGGCCGGCATCGTCGACCCCCTCAAGGTCACGCGATCGGCCCTGCAGAACGCCGCCTCGATCGCCAGCATGCTGCTGACGACCGAGACGCTCATCTGCGAGAAGCCGGAGAAGAAGCCCGCGGCGCCGCCCCCCGGCGGCGGCGGGATGGACTACGACATGTAG